The Flavobacteriales bacterium region TGCTCTGTATAATAGCCAAGGTGGCTGACTTTTAAAAAAAAACTGCCATTTGCAAGGGACAAATCGTAACGTCCTTGAATATCACAACTAGTGTGTGTGAGGAATTCGGATGAATCTGCCGAATAAACTACTACCATAGCATTGGCTAGTGGTTGATTGTTTGAGCTTACTAATCCAGAAATTGTATTCTGTGTAAAGGAGAGTAATGGTAAAAGGAATAGCGTACATATTAATGCTCTCATTAATACGTGTTACATTGTAATTATTTCTATTTTAGATCCATCTTCCCTGCCTCCCATATCATTCATCCTCTTTTTTTGAATTTCCTCAAACTCTTGAGCACTAACTTTTTTGCCTTTTTGTGGCTTATTAATCTCCAAATCATCTTTTGATAGAGATACCGAAGTGGCTATAATTTCCGTTCCCTCGATTGACACTTTTAAAATAAGTCCTGGCAAACCACCAAATTTCTTTGGTCCATATTGAAAGGGTATGGCATCGGAATACCAAGCGTAAACCGTATCTGTTGGCGTATCCAAGCTGAAAGCTTTTTTACAATCATATCCTGCAATGCGCGAATCTTCATTGAGAAGTGTCCAGTCAAGCTGTTTTATCTCTCCATCTATTAAAAACTTGCGTGACATAAAGTTACTTTGTTGTGTATATGTTTTTTGCTGATAATTTGTATATATAATATCCTCATTACTACTAACATACATTGAAATCATTGAACCATTTTCTTCTGTTTCGTCTTCAATGGCACTATATATAGTTTCTCCAATCTTATTGGCTTTCAGCTCAAATGTTGATGGCTTATTCATTGCGCTAGAAATCATATTTTTAATAAACTCACCGCTTAAACCTCCTAAATCTTCAGGCATTTCCATTTCAGCTAGTTCGTTAGATAAGTCCATTGTTTCGCTATACCTTACCGTGACAGATTGGGAATAACAAAATAATACAGCTAGGGTACATACAGTAGTTAGAATATTTTTCATGGTTTTAAATTTTAAGTAATGTTAACACAATACAGTGTTATTATTTTGCAAAATAACGACAAATAAAGCTATTAATTGTATTGTATCATTTTTTTTTCATCTCCAAAATAAGCTGTGCTTTGCGCATGCCTACTAACTTGGTGAGTTCGTCTTCTTGGGCTTCTAAAACACGTTTTACAGAACCAAAATGACTGATTAAAGTATCGACTGTTTTAGGGCCTATTCCGACGATATTGTCTAATGAAGTCCCAAGACTATTTTTACTTCTTCTGTTTCTGTGGTGGTTAATGCCAAAACGATGGGCTTCATTACGCAGTTGCTGAATGACTTTCAGGCTTTCGGAGCGTTTGTCTAAATATAAGGGAATACTATCATTAGGAAAATATATTTCTTCTAATCGTTTAGCAATACCTATGATGGCTATGGTATGGTGTAGATTTAGTTTTTCTAAACTCTTCAAAGCAGAGCTAAGCTGTCCTTTACCGCCGTCAATAACGATAAGTTGAGGTAAATCATGACCTTCATTCATCAAGCGTTTATAGCGTCTATATACAACCTCTTGCATAGATGCAAAATCATCAGGACCTGATACGGTTTTGATATTAAACAAACGGTAGTCTTTCTTGCTGGGTTTTGCGTTTTTGAAGACCACACAAGCTGCCACTGGGTTAGTACCCTGTATATTGGAGTTGTCAAAACATTCGATATGACGAGGTTTTGAACTGAGTCGCAAGTCGTGTTGTAACTGCTCCAACACCCTTTTGTTGTCTAATCGATGACGCAATTCTTCATTTTTACGAATACGGTCTTTTTGTATGTTTTTAGCATTCTTAAAACAGAGATTGACTAATTTGTATTTATCGCCAATTTTTGGAACTGAAATTTTTAAATTTTGCCATTTGGATTTTATTGGAATATTTAAAAACGCCTCCTTAGATGTACTGTGAAAACGTTGGCGAATTTCTGTAATAGCCATTGTGAGGAGCTCTTCGTCCGTTTCGTCTAATTTCTTTTTTATTTCCATAGCGTGGGCTTGTATGATAGCTCCACTAGACACTTTAAAAAAGTTAACATAAGCGTAGTCTTGGTCGGAAACAATACTAAAAACATCAACGTCATTAATGCTTGGGCTAACGATAGACGATTTAGACTGATAATGTTCTAACTGTTCTATCTTCTCCTTTACAACCTGGGCTTTTTCATACTCCATCTTTTCTGATAGCTTGAACATTTCTGCTTTGAAATGTTGAACTACAGAACGTATGTTTCCTTTTAATATTTGGCGTATTTGTTCCACGTCTTGCTCATAATGTTGGCCTTCTTGTTTGCCAACACAAGGGGCTAAGCAATTTCCAATATGAAATTCCAAACATTCTTTGAATTTGCCCGCTTGAATATTTTGTTCAGACAAATGGTATTTGCATGTTCTTAGAGGGTAAATCTGCCGAATAAAATTCAGCATAGCACTAATGATTTTTGGATTGGTGTAGGGACCAAAATATTCAGAACCGTCTTTGATGAGTTGTCTGGTATAGAATACTCGAGGAAAAGGTTCTTTTTTGATACAAATCCAAGGGTAGGTTTTATCGTCTTTGAGTAAGATGTTGTAGCGAGGTTGGTATTTTTTGATGAGGTTGTTTTCAAGCAATAAGGCGTCCATTTCGGTATCGACGACTAGGGTTTCGATACGGTGTATTTTGCGTACCATATAAGTCGTTTTGAAACTGTCGTGTTTGCGATTGAAATAAGACGACACCCTGCGTTTGAGGTTTTTAGCCTTGCCGACATATAAAAGAGCTTCTTTAGCGTCATAAAAGTGATATACTCCTGGCTCGGTGCTAAGGTTCTGTAATACTGATTTTATGTCTTCTGAAACTTCCATCAAGTTCCAAAAATACGGATTTATAAAGCATTATCTGTAGTATCGTCTTCTTGCTCTAGATTGGTATTGGTATTTTGTGATTCTAAAGGTTTCAAGGCTTGGTATAGTCGAAAAACAAAATCTAAAAATATATAACTGAAAAAGAAGAACGAAACCCAAGAGAATAGGCTAAGTTCTGCTAGATTGTTCAATTTCACCCATTCGTGGGTACCACACCAATAGGCTAAAAAGATAACGGCAAAGAGATAAAAGAAGATTTTAAATAGTCGGACACTGTTTTTCATAGTTTAGGGATTTTATTAGTCTTCAAATTTAACTAAAAAAACCCTTTGGATAGTCCAAAGGGTTTAAATCGAATTCAAAACTTATAGTTGCTTGATTAATAACCCTTGTGGTCAGCAATCGATATAGAGTCTTGGAAGAGTATAATGTCTGTTTCGTCAACTAGAAAGCTTTTGTTGGTATAATACCAGCCGTGCACCGAAGAATCGTTGAGATAACAAAGAACTGTTCCCTCGCCATCCATCTTTGGCTTTTTCCACTCAAAACTTTCTTCTGCATTGGGCTGAAGTGCAAATACAATCGAATCCAATCTGCCCGTACTTCCATCGATAACAAGCTTCATACTTTTATAATAACTTGTATTATTTTCTACATTAAGTGTAAAGCGATTAGAGAAAAGGTTAGATTTACCACAAGACGCTAACAAAACTATCATTAGCAGTCCAAAAATTTTATTATTTAACATTTTAATTTTCAAAATATACTAGTTTGTATTTAGATACTTGCCTAACCTTATTAACACTTTTACCAACCTTTGTTGCATTATTGGCTTTAGTTTTAAAGGCATTTTTAATAACTGATTCTGATGGCGATACTAACCATTTTTTCTTAAACCAAAGCTTTCGT contains the following coding sequences:
- a CDS encoding GLPGLI family protein, with amino-acid sequence MKNILTTVCTLAVLFCYSQSVTVRYSETMDLSNELAEMEMPEDLGGLSGEFIKNMISSAMNKPSTFELKANKIGETIYSAIEDETEENGSMISMYVSSNEDIIYTNYQQKTYTQQSNFMSRKFLIDGEIKQLDWTLLNEDSRIAGYDCKKAFSLDTPTDTVYAWYSDAIPFQYGPKKFGGLPGLILKVSIEGTEIIATSVSLSKDDLEINKPQKGKKVSAQEFEEIQKKRMNDMGGREDGSKIEIITM
- the uvrC gene encoding excinuclease ABC subunit UvrC, which encodes MEVSEDIKSVLQNLSTEPGVYHFYDAKEALLYVGKAKNLKRRVSSYFNRKHDSFKTTYMVRKIHRIETLVVDTEMDALLLENNLIKKYQPRYNILLKDDKTYPWICIKKEPFPRVFYTRQLIKDGSEYFGPYTNPKIISAMLNFIRQIYPLRTCKYHLSEQNIQAGKFKECLEFHIGNCLAPCVGKQEGQHYEQDVEQIRQILKGNIRSVVQHFKAEMFKLSEKMEYEKAQVVKEKIEQLEHYQSKSSIVSPSINDVDVFSIVSDQDYAYVNFFKVSSGAIIQAHAMEIKKKLDETDEELLTMAITEIRQRFHSTSKEAFLNIPIKSKWQNLKISVPKIGDKYKLVNLCFKNAKNIQKDRIRKNEELRHRLDNKRVLEQLQHDLRLSSKPRHIECFDNSNIQGTNPVAACVVFKNAKPSKKDYRLFNIKTVSGPDDFASMQEVVYRRYKRLMNEGHDLPQLIVIDGGKGQLSSALKSLEKLNLHHTIAIIGIAKRLEEIYFPNDSIPLYLDKRSESLKVIQQLRNEAHRFGINHHRNRRSKNSLGTSLDNIVGIGPKTVDTLISHFGSVKRVLEAQEDELTKLVGMRKAQLILEMKKK